A genomic window from Macaca mulatta isolate MMU2019108-1 chromosome 19, T2T-MMU8v2.0, whole genome shotgun sequence includes:
- the EBI3 gene encoding interleukin-27 subunit beta, with the protein MTFPPPLLRAELAAAMTSQLLLALVLWAGCLPCSGRKGPPAALTLPRVQCRAPRYPIAVDCSWTLPPAPNSTSPVSFIATYRFGMAARGHSWPCLQQTPASTSCTIADVRLFSMAPYVLNVTAVHPWGSSSSFVPFIAEHIIKPDPPEGVRLSPLAERQLQVQWEPPRSWPFPEIFSLKYWIRYKRQGAARFHQVGPIEATSFILRAVRPRARYCVQVAAQDLTDYGELSDWSLPATTPMSPGK; encoded by the exons ATGACGTTCCCACCCCCACTCCTGAGAGCAGAGCTGGCCGCAGCCATGACCTCGCAGCTTCTCCTGGCCCTTGTCCTCTGGGCTGGCTGCCTGCCCTGCAGTGGAAGGAAAG GGCCCCCAGCAGCTCTGACATTGCCCCGGGTGCAGTGCCGAGCCCCTCGGTACCCGATCGCTGTGGATTGCTCCTGGACCCTACCACCTGCTCCAAACTCCACCAGCCCCGTGTCCTTCATTGCCACGTACAG GTTCGGCATGGCTGCCCGGGGCCACAGCTGGCCCTGCCTGCAGCAGACGCCAGCGTCCACCAGCTGCACCATCGCGGATGTCCGGCTGTTCTCCATGGCGCCCTACGTGCTCAATGTCACTGCCGTCCACCCTTGGGGCTCCAGCAGCAGCTTCGTGCCTTTCATAGCGGAGCACATCA TCAAGCCCGACCCCCCAGAAGGCGTGCGCCTAAGCCCCCTGGCTGAGCGCCAGCTCCAGGTGCAGTGGGAACCTCCCAGGTCCTGGCCCTTCCCAGAGATCTTCTCACTCAAGTACTGGATCCGTTACAAGCGTCAGGGAGCTGCCCGCTTCCACCAG GTGGGGCCCATTGAAGCCACGTCCTTCATCCTCAGGGCTGTGCGGCCCCGAGCCAGGTACTGCGTCCAAGTGGCGGCTCAGGACCTCACAGACTACGGGGAGCTGAGTGACTGGAGTCTCCCCGCCACTACCCCGATGAGCCCGGGCAAGTAG